A single window of Culicoides brevitarsis isolate CSIRO-B50_1 chromosome 3, AGI_CSIRO_Cbre_v1, whole genome shotgun sequence DNA harbors:
- the LOC134833172 gene encoding mitochondrial import receptor subunit TOM40 homolog 1-like, whose product MGNVQAASKPITSAANQFLGAVPEPNATAEQDGKAKSAAKPLENPGTMEELHKKCKDVMPANFEGAKLMVNKGLSNHFQVSHTINLSSTQESGYKFGTTYVGTKQISPTETFPVILGDISPSGDLNANIIHQITPQIRCKFASQIQNSKVVAGQLTTDYKGADYTASVTVGNPNIINNSGVIVAHYLQSVAPGLSLGGELAYQYGPAVPGGEIAIVSAAARYASGLSVWSGTVGLAGLHVCYYQRASEQLQLGIELETSFKMQEAVATIGYQIDLPKASLVFRGMLDSNWNVGGVLEKRLEPLPFSFALSGLLNHSKNQFRLGCGLIIG is encoded by the exons ATGGGAAACGTGCAGGCGGCCTCTAAGCCAATAACATCGGcagcaaatcaatttttgggcGCAGTTCCCGAGCCGAATGCCACTGCGGAGCAAGATGGAAAGGCGAAAAGTGCTGCAAAGCCTCTCGAAAATCCCGGCACGATGGAAGAACTGCACAAAAAGTGCAAAG ATGTGATGCCAGCGAACTTTGAGGGCGCCAAGTTGATGGTCAATAAGGGTCTCAGCAACCATTTCCAGGTCTCACACACGATAAATTTGAGTTCGACGCAAGAATCCGGCTACAAATTCGGCACAACGTACGTCGGAACGAAACAAATTTCGCCAACGGAGACATTTCCCGTGATTTTGGGCGATATAAGTCCCTCGGGAGACCTCAACGCGAACATAATTCATCAGATAACGCCACAAATCCGCTGCAAATTCGCGTCACAAATACAAAATAGCAAAGTTGTTGCGGGACAACTGACGACAGACTACAAAGGAGCCGATTACACGGCCTCGGTTACGGTTGGCAATCCAAATATCATCAATAATTCCGGTGTCATTGTAGCGCATTACTTGCAATCTGTCGCTCCCGGCTTGTCATTGGGCGGCGAACTTGCCTATCAGTACGGACCCGCAGTGCCTGGCGGCGAAATTGCCATCGTTTCAGCGGCAGCACGTTACGCGAGCGGCTTGTCAGTGTGGAGCGGAACCGTTGGATTGGCAGGACTTCATGTTTGTTACTATCAACGGGCCAGCGAGCAATTGCAACTGGGCATCGAACTCGAAACGAGTTTCAAGATGCAAGAAGCTGTCGCGACAATTGGCTACCAAATCGATTTGCCGAAAGCGAGTCTCGTGTTCCGAGGGATGCTCGATTCCAATTGGAATGTCGGCGGTGTCTTGGAAAAACGATTAGAACCCCTTCCATTCTCCTTTGCGCTCAGCGGACTCTTGAATCAtagcaaaaatcaatttagacTAGGTTGCGGACTTATTATCGGTTAA